From the genome of Novipirellula aureliae, one region includes:
- a CDS encoding sulfatase-like hydrolase/transferase — MTTAITNGSLRGSLRKAWGYGLEDFLKRLVQLVEGTDEVVHRHRTKRTATISVDDILVATAKQYNVTVESYSGFHCRVGGRDDAAYRCRRYTSVTLAELSKRFGLGHPDRSSDLIKRGKKQYDGSRQVLANLFFHSSFYQFPHKELSLKTPTNRNAMKNITLFIACVGLAAASVASAADRPNVIVVMTDDQGYGDMSCHGNPILETPNIDQLYRDSVRMTDFHVSPFCTPTRAALMTGRYPARTGAYRTSSGRTLMHTDERTIANVFADAGYVTGMVGKWHLGDNAPHRPQDRGFQDVLWHRCGGVGQASDFWGNDYFDDTYERNGKFEKFEGYCTDVWFRESIRFIEENKAKPFFLYLATNAPHGPYRVDPKWAAPYQDKAKWGNGANFYGMIANFDHNLGELRRKLDELALSDNTILIYMTDNGTAGGGKFNGLDSEAVVGFNAGMRGKKSSVYEGGHRVPFFIHWPAAKINGGRDVDSLAAHIDVLPTLAELCGVSVADSHRPDGISFAKLLTSSDPSPHRDHLVVQFQGGASFKTTPKPWLTSCVLQDRWRLLNGKELYEMDADPAQRKDVAAEHPEVVATLREFYMPFWKSVSPRMTPVSIDLGNATDNPTELCSQDWYMPRGNPPWNFGTINRLPRVTGPWHVDVKQAGNYRITLRQFPRQADEVVKAVRGRVEIAGQAKEVVVMPGTKGVVIEMMLPAGKTQLVTYLYDEKGDSGGAYFTEVEWLPN; from the coding sequence ATGACGACCGCCATTACCAACGGTTCACTCAGGGGCTCATTGAGGAAGGCCTGGGGCTACGGCTTGGAAGATTTCCTCAAACGCTTGGTTCAATTGGTGGAGGGTACAGATGAAGTGGTCCATCGACATCGAACGAAGCGAACGGCGACCATTTCCGTTGATGATATTTTGGTGGCGACTGCAAAACAGTACAATGTTACGGTGGAGTCCTATAGTGGATTTCACTGTCGTGTTGGAGGTCGCGATGACGCGGCTTACCGATGCCGTCGTTACACCTCCGTAACCCTTGCGGAATTGTCGAAGCGTTTTGGTCTTGGTCATCCCGACCGTTCATCCGATTTGATCAAGCGTGGAAAGAAACAGTATGATGGTTCTAGGCAAGTCCTCGCTAATCTTTTTTTCCATTCATCTTTCTATCAATTCCCTCACAAAGAGTTAAGCCTTAAGACTCCAACAAACAGGAATGCAATGAAAAACATAACTCTATTTATCGCTTGCGTTGGGCTGGCCGCCGCGTCAGTGGCGTCGGCCGCCGACCGCCCCAATGTGATCGTGGTGATGACCGACGACCAAGGCTATGGCGACATGAGCTGTCACGGCAACCCCATCTTGGAAACGCCGAATATTGACCAACTTTATCGCGACTCGGTTCGGATGACCGACTTTCACGTCAGCCCTTTCTGTACGCCGACACGAGCTGCGTTGATGACCGGGCGGTATCCGGCGCGGACGGGTGCCTATCGGACCAGCAGTGGGCGTACGTTGATGCACACCGATGAGCGAACGATTGCAAACGTGTTTGCCGATGCGGGCTATGTCACAGGAATGGTTGGCAAGTGGCATCTGGGCGACAACGCTCCACATCGTCCACAGGATCGCGGGTTTCAAGATGTCCTCTGGCATCGTTGCGGGGGTGTCGGGCAGGCGTCGGATTTCTGGGGCAATGATTACTTCGATGACACTTACGAGCGAAACGGAAAGTTCGAGAAATTTGAAGGCTATTGCACCGACGTTTGGTTCCGCGAGTCCATTCGCTTCATCGAAGAGAACAAAGCAAAACCCTTCTTTCTGTATCTGGCAACCAACGCCCCACATGGTCCTTACCGAGTCGATCCCAAGTGGGCGGCTCCGTACCAAGACAAAGCAAAGTGGGGTAACGGTGCGAACTTCTATGGCATGATCGCAAACTTTGATCATAACCTTGGCGAACTGCGCCGAAAATTGGACGAGCTTGCACTCTCCGACAACACGATCCTGATCTACATGACGGACAACGGGACGGCGGGCGGAGGGAAATTCAACGGGCTCGATTCGGAAGCCGTCGTCGGATTCAATGCGGGCATGCGTGGAAAGAAGTCGTCCGTTTATGAAGGCGGGCATCGCGTGCCCTTTTTTATCCATTGGCCTGCGGCAAAGATCAACGGCGGGCGCGATGTCGATTCCTTGGCAGCGCATATCGATGTCTTGCCGACACTGGCTGAACTGTGTGGTGTTTCAGTGGCGGATTCACATCGTCCCGATGGCATCTCGTTTGCCAAACTGTTGACCAGCTCCGACCCATCACCCCACCGTGATCATCTGGTGGTTCAGTTTCAAGGCGGCGCGAGTTTCAAGACAACACCGAAACCGTGGCTCACATCCTGCGTGCTGCAAGATCGTTGGCGTTTGCTCAATGGCAAGGAGCTCTACGAGATGGATGCCGATCCGGCCCAACGCAAGGACGTTGCTGCAGAGCACCCGGAAGTGGTGGCGACGTTGCGTGAGTTCTACATGCCGTTTTGGAAATCCGTTTCGCCGCGAATGACGCCCGTTTCCATCGACTTGGGAAATGCGACGGACAATCCAACGGAGTTGTGTTCTCAAGATTGGTACATGCCCCGAGGCAATCCACCGTGGAACTTCGGTACGATCAATAGACTGCCGCGAGTAACAGGGCCTTGGCATGTTGATGTCAAACAAGCGGGCAACTACCGCATCACCCTGCGGCAATTCCCCAGGCAAGCCGACGAAGTCGTCAAAGCGGTCCGCGGTCGCGTCGAGATCGCGGGTCAAGCGAAAGAAGTCGTTGTCATGCCTGGCACGAAAGGCGTGGTTATTGAGATGATGTTGCCTGCGGGAAAGACGCAGCTCGTGACGTATCTGTACGACGAGAAAGGAGATTCGGGTGGAGCCTACTTCACGGAGGTGGAGTGGTTGCCGAACTAA
- a CDS encoding FAD-dependent oxidoreductase codes for MKYQIFCILLSVLAAGPNGAAEQVHEHDVVVYGGTSAAVIAAVQSHRMGKSVVIVSPDKHLGGLSSGGLGFTDIGNRLSVGGLAREFYENIYQHYNKPEAWTQETPDAFHQKKIGWRKMWEGEDTRWVFEPHVAEAIFDQFVEDNNIPLFRDEWLDREHGVKKNAGSIESITTLSGMVFQGKIFIDATYEGDLMAAAGVSYHVGREANSVYGEKWNGVQQGVFHHQHHFEGLKISPYKVKGDPTSGVLARISTEALQPNGTGDHKVQAYCFRMCLTNDPENRIPFPKPKNYAPEQYELLLRIFEAMDPMYVFQKFDPVPNNKTDTNNHGPFSFDNLGMNWDYPEASYERRNEIIEEHKTYQLGMLYFICHDPRVPKQLQQAMQKWGLPKDEFVDNGNWSHQLYVREARRMVGKHVITEHDLLGELKSKTEKSIGMGSYGIDSHNIQRFIAADGYVQNEGDVGVHVGDYRIPYDVIVPKENEVSNLIVPVAASCSHVAYGSIRMEPVFMILAQGAGTAACIAIDDQTSVQAVDYEKLRKRLLADKQILEKSQRLPDPRRKK; via the coding sequence ATGAAGTATCAGATTTTTTGTATTCTGTTATCCGTTCTCGCGGCAGGCCCAAACGGGGCTGCCGAACAAGTTCACGAACATGACGTCGTCGTCTACGGTGGCACCTCGGCTGCGGTCATCGCTGCCGTTCAGTCTCATCGGATGGGTAAGTCGGTGGTGATTGTTTCTCCCGACAAGCATCTCGGGGGGCTTTCTTCCGGCGGACTTGGATTCACGGATATCGGCAATCGCTTATCCGTTGGCGGTTTGGCACGCGAGTTCTATGAGAACATTTATCAGCACTACAACAAACCAGAAGCCTGGACGCAAGAAACGCCGGATGCGTTCCATCAAAAGAAGATTGGTTGGCGAAAGATGTGGGAAGGTGAAGACACCCGATGGGTGTTTGAACCGCACGTCGCCGAAGCGATTTTCGATCAATTCGTTGAAGACAACAACATCCCACTCTTCCGAGATGAGTGGCTCGATCGCGAACATGGCGTCAAGAAGAACGCAGGAAGCATCGAATCGATCACCACATTGAGCGGAATGGTCTTCCAAGGAAAAATCTTCATCGATGCTACCTACGAAGGTGACTTGATGGCGGCGGCCGGCGTGAGCTATCACGTGGGACGGGAAGCAAACTCGGTCTATGGCGAAAAGTGGAATGGCGTGCAACAGGGAGTGTTTCACCACCAGCACCATTTCGAGGGCCTGAAGATCTCTCCTTACAAAGTGAAGGGAGACCCAACGAGCGGTGTGTTGGCTCGAATATCGACGGAAGCACTCCAGCCCAATGGAACGGGGGATCACAAGGTTCAAGCGTACTGCTTTCGGATGTGTTTGACCAACGACCCCGAAAATCGCATACCCTTTCCGAAGCCCAAGAATTATGCCCCGGAGCAATACGAGTTGTTACTGCGGATCTTTGAGGCAATGGATCCGATGTATGTGTTTCAAAAGTTTGATCCGGTCCCCAACAACAAAACGGACACCAACAATCATGGGCCTTTTAGTTTTGACAACCTCGGCATGAACTGGGACTACCCAGAGGCCAGTTACGAGCGTCGAAACGAAATCATCGAAGAACACAAGACCTATCAATTGGGGATGCTCTACTTCATCTGCCACGATCCACGCGTTCCGAAACAACTGCAGCAGGCAATGCAGAAGTGGGGGTTGCCCAAGGATGAATTTGTCGACAACGGCAATTGGTCGCACCAACTGTATGTCCGTGAGGCACGGCGAATGGTTGGGAAGCATGTGATCACGGAGCATGATTTGTTGGGCGAGCTGAAATCGAAAACCGAGAAGTCGATCGGGATGGGGTCTTATGGGATCGATTCTCACAACATCCAACGGTTTATCGCAGCGGATGGCTATGTTCAAAACGAAGGCGATGTCGGCGTCCATGTCGGAGATTATCGAATCCCCTACGACGTGATCGTTCCCAAAGAGAATGAAGTCAGCAACCTGATCGTCCCCGTGGCAGCGTCTTGTTCTCATGTCGCCTACGGTTCGATTCGGATGGAGCCCGTCTTCATGATTTTGGCACAAGGCGCCGGCACGGCCGCCTGTATCGCGATCGATGATCAAACAAGCGTCCAAGCGGTCGACTACGAAAAACTCCGAAAAAGACTGCTGGCGGACAAACAAATTCTAGAAAAGTCACAACGCTTGCCAGACCCACGAAGGAAAAAATAG
- a CDS encoding discoidin domain-containing protein, whose protein sequence is MTKSKVLLRNSIVLIASFSTCVLLAPSTTAKEIFVSPVGSDQNSGAMDAPLASIASAQAKVRAFKQANPDEAVTVYLRGGKYYLTQPVVFQPADSGTAAGPVAYKAYENELPQVLGGVKLDGLKWEKFSDNVFKTKVPEGMVFETLFIDGQQQILARYPNYTEDAPAFNGVAADCLSKERVATWKDPTYGYFHAMHPARWGGIHFQITGKKNNGEVTMVGGTQNNRGSGQHKEHRYVENIFEELDDVHEWYLNRNTSELYFYPAPGVDLDSAEVEVAALEQLFVFKGTEETPVQHISIEGLTLKRTIRTFMKTDVRLLRSDWTIYRGGVVHFEGTEHCALKDSVLCDLGGNAVFFNLYNKECTVEGCHIYNVGASGVCFVGDIATAREENYNIGEAPPLDKMDFQRGPANNRYPQHCRVDNNLIDHIGTVEKQTAGVHISLAAYITVSRNSIYDVPRAGINISEGKWGGHVLEYNDVFLTVQETHDHGAFNSWGRDRYYTKTRGEAGNRVATHGYDLVKLDMLEKNVIRNNRWRCDHGWDIDLDDGSAWYEVYNNVCLSGGIKLRDGMLRTTYNNVMINNSMNLHVWLKNSGDVVTSNICTNGYYPIGMRNWGKEIDRNLFFQKESLDKARSQYGTDENSVYGDPGFADPANGDYTVTNAKLAEAIGWKNFPMDQFGVQKPSLKAIAKTPEFPKIELAPDEVITGTEYMGGVIKNIQNDNEKSAAGLPDYKGAKIERGLTKGLFSVVKLQDDDVVLKMDDEPINNIDDFTSRIASGKRYQTISVWRYQKLIVMDLPDPSTIPLSLPKENWKVVSFDSEADGYEAKRAIDGNPQSFWHTQFEPTEPPFPHELVVDMGAESVLYTLEYLARQGSSHPRIKDFELFVSTDGKTWNEPVLKGRFQDSEDLQSFPIDKPQARYFKLVGLSGYTRNAAAVGEISFFGTGGRDK, encoded by the coding sequence ATGACGAAATCCAAAGTTCTGCTGAGAAATTCGATTGTTTTAATCGCGTCTTTCTCGACGTGTGTTCTGCTAGCTCCATCGACGACCGCGAAAGAAATTTTCGTTAGCCCTGTGGGAAGCGACCAAAACAGTGGGGCGATGGATGCGCCTTTAGCCAGTATCGCCTCGGCTCAGGCCAAGGTTCGGGCGTTCAAGCAGGCTAATCCCGATGAGGCGGTCACGGTTTATCTACGCGGCGGAAAATACTATTTGACGCAGCCCGTGGTCTTTCAGCCCGCGGATAGTGGCACGGCGGCAGGACCGGTCGCTTACAAGGCATATGAAAACGAGCTGCCGCAGGTGCTCGGCGGGGTGAAGCTGGACGGTCTGAAGTGGGAAAAGTTTAGCGACAACGTTTTCAAGACCAAGGTGCCCGAGGGCATGGTGTTTGAAACGCTCTTCATTGACGGGCAGCAACAAATCCTTGCCCGGTACCCGAACTACACCGAAGACGCACCGGCATTCAACGGTGTCGCAGCGGATTGTTTGTCGAAGGAACGCGTCGCGACATGGAAAGACCCGACCTACGGCTACTTCCATGCGATGCACCCCGCACGCTGGGGCGGCATCCACTTTCAAATCACCGGAAAGAAAAACAATGGTGAAGTCACGATGGTTGGCGGCACCCAGAACAACCGAGGCAGTGGGCAGCATAAGGAGCACCGTTACGTCGAAAATATCTTTGAAGAACTCGACGATGTGCACGAGTGGTACCTCAATCGAAACACGTCAGAACTTTACTTTTACCCCGCGCCGGGCGTCGATTTGGATAGTGCCGAGGTCGAGGTCGCGGCGCTCGAACAGTTGTTTGTATTCAAAGGCACCGAAGAGACTCCGGTTCAGCACATTTCGATCGAAGGCCTAACGCTCAAGCGAACGATCCGCACCTTCATGAAAACGGATGTGCGGTTGCTGCGGAGCGACTGGACCATTTATCGGGGCGGGGTGGTCCACTTTGAAGGCACCGAGCACTGTGCGCTCAAAGACAGCGTGCTCTGCGACCTCGGCGGCAACGCCGTGTTCTTTAATCTGTACAACAAAGAATGTACCGTCGAAGGCTGCCACATCTATAACGTCGGGGCGAGCGGCGTCTGCTTTGTCGGCGATATCGCTACCGCCCGTGAAGAAAACTACAACATTGGCGAAGCCCCCCCCTTGGACAAAATGGACTTCCAACGTGGCCCAGCAAACAACCGCTATCCACAACACTGCCGGGTCGACAATAACTTGATCGACCACATCGGCACGGTCGAGAAGCAGACCGCAGGGGTCCATATCAGCCTTGCGGCTTACATCACCGTCAGCCGCAATAGTATCTATGATGTGCCGCGTGCGGGCATCAACATCAGCGAAGGCAAGTGGGGCGGCCATGTCCTGGAATACAATGATGTTTTCTTGACGGTCCAGGAAACCCACGATCACGGGGCATTCAATAGTTGGGGCCGCGACCGGTATTACACCAAGACCCGTGGCGAAGCGGGCAACCGCGTGGCCACGCATGGTTACGATTTGGTGAAGCTTGATATGCTCGAGAAGAACGTGATCCGCAATAACCGCTGGCGCTGCGACCACGGGTGGGACATCGACCTCGATGACGGTTCCGCATGGTACGAGGTCTACAACAATGTCTGCCTCAGTGGCGGCATCAAACTGCGCGACGGCATGCTGCGCACGACCTACAACAATGTGATGATCAACAACTCGATGAATCTGCACGTCTGGCTCAAAAACAGCGGCGATGTGGTCACGAGCAACATTTGCACCAACGGCTACTATCCCATCGGGATGCGCAATTGGGGCAAGGAGATCGACAGAAATCTGTTCTTCCAAAAAGAGTCACTCGATAAAGCCCGATCGCAATACGGTACCGATGAGAACAGTGTTTACGGTGACCCGGGTTTTGCCGACCCAGCCAACGGCGACTACACAGTGACCAACGCCAAATTGGCCGAGGCGATCGGATGGAAGAACTTTCCGATGGACCAGTTCGGCGTGCAAAAGCCGTCACTCAAGGCGATCGCCAAGACCCCCGAGTTCCCCAAAATCGAACTGGCGCCCGACGAAGTGATCACTGGCACCGAGTACATGGGCGGAGTGATCAAGAATATCCAAAACGACAATGAGAAGTCCGCGGCAGGCTTGCCCGATTACAAAGGCGCCAAGATCGAGCGAGGCCTGACCAAAGGGCTCTTCTCGGTCGTCAAGTTGCAAGACGATGACGTTGTGCTCAAAATGGACGACGAGCCGATCAACAACATCGACGACTTTACGTCCCGAATCGCTAGCGGCAAACGCTACCAAACGATCAGCGTGTGGCGATACCAGAAATTGATTGTCATGGATCTGCCGGACCCGAGCACGATCCCGCTTTCGCTACCCAAAGAAAATTGGAAGGTCGTTTCGTTCGACAGTGAGGCAGACGGTTACGAGGCCAAACGTGCGATCGATGGTAACCCGCAGTCGTTTTGGCACACCCAATTCGAGCCAACTGAACCGCCGTTCCCGCACGAGTTGGTTGTCGACATGGGCGCCGAATCGGTGCTGTACACCCTGGAGTATCTTGCTCGGCAAGGTTCGTCCCACCCGCGGATCAAGGACTTTGAGCTGTTCGTATCGACCGACGGCAAGACCTGGAACGAGCCCGTACTGAAGGGCAGGTTCCAAGACAGCGAAGACCTGCAGAGCTTCCCGATCGACAAGCCGCAAGCGCGATACTTCAAGCTGGTGGGCCTATCGGGATACACCCGAAACGCCGCAGCGGTGGGAGAGATTTCGTTTTTCGGAACGGGCGGTCGCGACAAGTAG
- a CDS encoding sulfatase-like hydrolase/transferase, with the protein MNDFSPNLRNTLLFVLLVVWWSPTEAAEGRPNIIVIMADDLGYTDVGCYGCKDIRTPNIDQLAADGVRFSSAYVTWNMCGPSRAGFLTGRVQSTFGYYRNVDNPYDPAQGLPKIPTIASLLQKQGYVTGGVGKWHMGTADHQHPNAMGFDDWFGFLGGGRMYYPLDHPSYQGRFTPLKRPLHHKYVQHTMPVIHNNKVVTWEQYLTRELTDAGVAFLERNHNEPFFLFLSYNAPHLDLEAPQETIAKYPEDKMTKIPGVTAKSRSIYAAMVDEMDQGIGKLLAKVDALGLEDNTVVWFLSDNGGMRKTSDNRPLRGNKGNSYEGGLRVPMIVKWPGEAPAGKVLVAPVTSLDIGATSLVMAGGDPKTSGLHGKDIRPYISGQSDQTPHNVLFWHTGRYKEPSGVMREGDYKLLYSGNKTELYNLKDDLSETTNLAASEPERVKTMLARWKQWASDSQPELWGNSGKVIQYANYEWLKGSPHYEETKNGMSRSKAVNDYD; encoded by the coding sequence ATGAATGATTTCAGCCCAAACCTGAGAAATACGCTGCTGTTTGTTTTACTGGTTGTGTGGTGGAGCCCCACGGAAGCTGCCGAAGGCCGTCCCAATATCATCGTGATCATGGCGGACGATCTTGGTTATACCGATGTCGGCTGTTACGGATGCAAAGATATCCGCACTCCAAATATCGACCAGCTTGCTGCCGATGGCGTCCGTTTTTCTTCGGCCTATGTGACGTGGAATATGTGCGGTCCGTCGCGAGCTGGATTCTTGACCGGCCGCGTTCAATCGACCTTTGGCTACTACCGCAATGTCGACAATCCGTACGATCCGGCACAGGGACTGCCGAAGATTCCGACCATTGCCAGCCTGCTTCAAAAGCAAGGCTACGTGACCGGCGGAGTCGGCAAGTGGCACATGGGCACCGCGGATCATCAACATCCCAACGCCATGGGATTCGATGACTGGTTTGGTTTTCTCGGTGGCGGCCGGATGTACTATCCACTGGATCACCCATCGTATCAAGGCCGGTTCACTCCGCTCAAACGCCCCCTGCATCACAAGTACGTCCAGCACACGATGCCAGTGATCCACAACAACAAAGTGGTCACGTGGGAACAGTACCTCACGCGTGAACTGACGGATGCCGGGGTCGCGTTTCTGGAACGCAACCACAACGAGCCGTTCTTTCTATTCCTGTCTTACAACGCACCGCATTTGGATTTGGAAGCTCCCCAGGAGACCATCGCAAAGTACCCCGAAGACAAGATGACGAAGATTCCCGGTGTCACGGCCAAGTCGCGTTCGATCTACGCTGCGATGGTTGACGAGATGGATCAGGGAATCGGAAAGCTATTGGCCAAAGTCGACGCCCTTGGTTTGGAAGACAACACCGTGGTCTGGTTCCTTAGCGATAATGGAGGCATGAGAAAGACCAGTGACAATCGCCCACTGCGTGGCAACAAAGGCAACAGCTATGAAGGCGGGTTGCGCGTCCCGATGATTGTGAAGTGGCCCGGTGAAGCACCTGCGGGCAAAGTGCTCGTTGCGCCCGTCACCTCATTGGACATTGGTGCAACATCACTGGTCATGGCAGGTGGCGACCCAAAAACGTCGGGGCTGCACGGCAAAGACATTCGCCCTTATATCAGTGGCCAAAGCGATCAAACTCCGCACAACGTGCTGTTCTGGCATACGGGGCGTTACAAGGAACCGTCGGGAGTAATGCGTGAGGGAGACTACAAGTTGCTGTACAGCGGCAACAAGACGGAGCTGTACAACCTGAAGGACGACCTCTCGGAAACCACGAACTTGGCCGCTTCCGAACCGGAGCGTGTCAAGACAATGCTCGCTCGCTGGAAGCAGTGGGCTTCGGATTCGCAACCGGAGCTGTGGGGAAATTCAGGCAAAGTGATCCAATATGCCAACTATGAATGGCTCAAGGGTAGCCCCCACTACGAGGAAACGAAGAACGGAATGAGTAGGTCGAAGGCCGTGAACGATTACGATTGA
- a CDS encoding glycoside hydrolase family 172 protein, with translation MKTTSQIAIIFIVAAIPAYASGQVTVNSLLLEMVDRDAVARFPENNFRLKQHSSYNRASKTPDEPVGWFTNHDYNRSEKDKNFIRIDEKDGKKEWVLMDHTGPGAIVRSWMPWLKDTEPGTDITMRIYLDGSDEPALEGNMLSMFDGTGVIPYPLAHSSLRSAVSFFPIPYAKSCKVTTDAMPFFFQFTFREYDEGTPVETFTMKDFDASAALIKETGEALLNPRASAAENPMTFNTTLADQQEQTIDLPTGVAAVRELSVKLGNYENPDVTRQVILKMEFDGKETVWCPIGDFFGSGFGFNPVQGWYRTVAEDGTMSCRWVMPYQTGGKVSLVNLSGSSVDAELNVKTGDWTWDDRSMYFHAAWRGQYPVPTQPRSDWNYVTLKGRGVYVGDTLTIMNPATRWWGEGDERIWVDGEDFPSIFGTGTEDYYAYSWGGRSTDFYEHPFHAQPFSSKYNKLNRKPATDTKKNSQGFSVETRSRALDTMPFGRSLQLDMEVWSGTDCDMGYQVGTYWYGFKETLSNRQPEPKEVLNVPPLPDRVH, from the coding sequence ATGAAAACAACAAGTCAAATCGCTATTATTTTTATAGTTGCAGCGATACCAGCCTACGCATCCGGTCAGGTGACCGTGAATTCGTTGCTGTTGGAAATGGTCGATCGCGATGCGGTGGCCCGCTTTCCGGAAAACAATTTCCGTCTAAAGCAACACAGCAGCTACAACCGAGCCTCCAAAACGCCGGACGAACCGGTGGGTTGGTTTACGAATCACGATTACAACCGTAGCGAAAAAGACAAGAACTTCATCCGCATCGATGAAAAGGATGGCAAGAAAGAATGGGTGCTGATGGATCACACCGGTCCCGGCGCGATCGTACGAAGTTGGATGCCTTGGCTCAAGGACACCGAACCCGGTACCGATATTACCATGCGGATTTATCTGGACGGGTCCGACGAACCCGCGCTCGAAGGAAACATGCTCAGCATGTTTGATGGCACCGGGGTCATCCCCTATCCGCTTGCTCATTCTTCGTTGCGTTCGGCGGTTAGCTTCTTCCCCATTCCGTACGCCAAAAGCTGCAAGGTGACCACCGATGCGATGCCATTCTTTTTTCAGTTCACGTTTCGAGAATACGATGAAGGAACGCCAGTCGAGACCTTTACGATGAAGGACTTTGACGCGTCTGCGGCATTGATCAAGGAAACCGGCGAGGCTCTTTTGAACCCCAGGGCATCGGCGGCAGAGAACCCGATGACGTTCAATACAACGTTAGCAGATCAACAGGAACAAACAATCGATCTGCCAACGGGCGTAGCCGCCGTCCGGGAACTCTCGGTCAAACTCGGCAACTACGAGAATCCCGATGTCACTCGGCAAGTGATTCTAAAGATGGAATTTGATGGCAAGGAAACCGTGTGGTGCCCGATCGGAGATTTCTTCGGATCTGGTTTTGGTTTCAATCCAGTACAGGGCTGGTACCGCACGGTGGCTGAAGACGGCACGATGAGCTGTCGCTGGGTGATGCCGTATCAAACCGGCGGCAAGGTTTCACTTGTCAACCTGAGCGGTTCGAGCGTCGATGCAGAACTGAACGTGAAGACAGGCGATTGGACGTGGGACGACCGTTCGATGTACTTTCATGCAGCGTGGCGCGGACAGTATCCCGTGCCTACCCAGCCGCGATCCGACTGGAACTACGTGACGCTCAAGGGACGCGGCGTCTACGTTGGCGACACATTGACCATCATGAACCCGGCAACCCGTTGGTGGGGCGAAGGCGATGAACGCATTTGGGTGGATGGCGAAGACTTCCCGTCGATCTTTGGGACCGGAACCGAAGACTACTACGCCTACTCATGGGGCGGACGGAGTACGGACTTTTACGAACATCCGTTTCATGCTCAGCCGTTTAGCAGCAAGTACAACAAACTCAACCGAAAGCCAGCCACTGACACAAAAAAGAATAGTCAGGGCTTTAGCGTCGAAACGCGTAGCCGAGCGCTGGATACCATGCCCTTTGGCCGTTCACTGCAACTCGACATGGAAGTCTGGTCTGGCACGGACTGCGACATGGGTTATCAGGTGGGGACTTATTGGTACGGTTTCAAGGAAACGTTATCCAATCGCCAGCCGGAACCGAAAGAGGTCCTCAACGTCCCGCCGCTACCGGATAGGGTCCATTAG